A portion of the Colius striatus isolate bColStr4 chromosome 1, bColStr4.1.hap1, whole genome shotgun sequence genome contains these proteins:
- the LOC104550641 gene encoding interleukin-1 receptor-like 1 isoform X2, whose amino-acid sequence MAFVHLIFLSTFLLVSVTSETFDAMEGEALVIKCPPWSSTVKVTWYHTDTNKIIPAEEEGSRIFSLKRFLWFLPTSREDSGNYTCVIHFSNNRTKSFKMSVQVHPYKQGVCFPSQIRYPNDTGRGKIVCPTIDNYKNATIIQWYKDCKPLHEKRYLKEEKYIFINNPRKEDDGYYTCQFIYTHKGKVFSVSATRIFISKAKPSPLPPQILFPKDKDVIEVELGAALSLKCRARLGIKKQPLAVVTWDVNNISVKDFSRFSEKTHFFEGCAREYYKETTLHIPAVKEEDLKANFTCVALNEMRNTKVTVTLQLKAQHEGHQ is encoded by the exons ATGGCGTTTGTACATTTGATCTTCCTATCTACCTTTCTCTTGGTTTCCGTCACATCTGAAACAT ttgATGCAATGGAAGGTGAGGCTTTAGTTATAAAATGCCCCCCTTGGAGTTCAACTGTGAAAGTCACCTGGTATCACACGGatacaaacaaaataattccTGCAGAAGAAGAGGGATCACGAATATTTTCCTTGAAACGATTTCTTTGGTTTCTGCCAACCTCTAGAGAGGATTCTGGAAACTACACTTGCGTTATACATTT ttcaAATAATCGTACAAAGTCGTTCAAGATGAGTGTGCAGGTGCATCCATACAAGCAAGGAGTATGTTTCCCAAGTCAGATTCGATACCCAAATGAcactggaagaggaaaaattGTTTGTCCTACAATTGACAATTATAAGAATGCTACTATCATCCAGTGGTATAAG gaCTGCAAACCTCTCCATGAAAAGAGGTActtgaaggaagaaaagtatatttttattaacaACCCAAGAAAGGAGGATGATGGCTATTACACTTGTCAGTTTATCTACACCCATAAAGGAAAAGTGTTTAGTGTATCAGCAACAAGGATTTTCATAAGTAAAG caaaacccTCACCTCTACCTCCTCAAATTTTATTCCCAAAGGATAAGGATGTAATAGAAGTAGAGCTTG GTGCTGCTTTGTCTCTGAAATGTCGGGCCCGCCTGGGGATTAAGAAACAGCCGCTGGCTGTTGTCACATGGGATGTGAATAACATCTCAGTGAAAGATTTTTCAAGATTTAGTGAAAAAACTCATTT TTTTGAAGGGTGTGCTCGAGAATACTACAAAGAGACCACTTTGCATATTCCTGCAGTAAAAGAGGAGGATCTGAAGGCAAATTTCACATGTGTGGCACTGAATGAAATGCGCAACACAAAAGTCACGGTGACGTTACAACTCAAAGCACAGCATGAGG GTCATCAGTAA